The sequence below is a genomic window from Ottowia sp. SB7-C50.
TGTCTGAAGCAAGGAAAACGGGCGGTGCGCAGTGCTGTCTATGCGTGCAGCAAAGCCTGCTGCGGATCTCGATTGCCTGTGAAAGGAAAGCAACAGCCAGCATGGTCGGGGTGAGAGGATTCGAACCTCCGGCCTCTACGTCCCGAACGTAGCGCTCTACCAGGCTAAGCTACACCCCGATGTGCAGAGCGGGTGAAGTTCACGAGCGCCGCTGCAATAGCTGAGCCGCCAATTCTATCAAACTGTTCGAGTATTCATTGGCCGGAAGCGCGCGCGCGGCGTCTACCGCACGTTCCGCCTGTGTGGCTGCCGCCACACGCGTGCGCTCCAACGCGCCTGTGCGGCGCACGATGTCGATGATGCGAGGTAGCTCGTCGGTGCTGCCGGTTTCGATCGCGCGTCGAACCAGTCCGGCCTCGTCGGGGCTGCCCAGTTTCATGGCCAGGATCAGCGGTAATGTTGCCTTGCCTTCACGCAGGTCGTCGCCCAGGTTCTTGCCCATCTCGGCGGTGTCGCCGTCGTAGTCGAGCACGTCGTCGATGACCTGGAACGCGGTGCCGAGCGACTGGCCGTATTCGCTGCACGCGTCCTCGATCTCGGGCGGTGCGTCGGCCAGGATGGCCGCCAGCCGGCAGCTGGCTTCGAACAGCTTGGCCGTTTTCGAACGGATGACGCGCAGATACGCGGCTTCGTCCAGCGAAGCGTCGTGCATGTTCATCAACTGAAGCACTTCGCCCTCGGCGATGATGTTGGTGGCGTCCGCCAGCACCTGCATGATGCGCATGTTCCCGGTTTCGACCATCATCTGGAACGCTCGGGAATACAGGAAGTCGCCCACCAGCACGCTGGCCGGGTTGCCGAAGGT
It includes:
- a CDS encoding polyprenyl synthetase family protein, whose amino-acid sequence is MREVDATILRRLTSDVPLVGQVATYIISAGGKRLRPVLLTLMCNALGCTHPLRHSMAAVVEFIHTATLLHDDVVDESTLRRGRATANETFGNPASVLVGDFLYSRAFQMMVETGNMRIMQVLADATNIIAEGEVLQLMNMHDASLDEAAYLRVIRSKTAKLFEASCRLAAILADAPPEIEDACSEYGQSLGTAFQVIDDVLDYDGDTAEMGKNLGDDLREGKATLPLILAMKLGSPDEAGLVRRAIETGSTDELPRIIDIVRRTGALERTRVAAATQAERAVDAARALPANEYSNSLIELAAQLLQRRS